The following proteins are encoded in a genomic region of Reichenbachiella sp.:
- a CDS encoding sensor histidine kinase — protein MIEFLKKYKAFGIGLIIVPFFYILDYLGVIILPSEMNTDDIFIFAIWWLLLSLVIHNFSFFIQKKKTMLRLFGLLILFVLVLLYDSNKSIPDNPITICFLLIFYLGLAFTLFPGFFKKYQYYILGAYTLISIHFTYLRLSAPNFEYYVEHDKTFALLLFLVPIPVLIILFFYEQWKWLKTLEADKSQAELELLKTQVNPHFFFNTLNNLYSLTVKHSDEAPKVILKLSEMMRYSIYEGKKDWVPLKDEVIYLQNYLDLHQIRYRKKVDISFNHHIDENDQVAPLLFIILLENALKHGVESLSDNAYIRIDLSSANGHLKFSLQNNFDPAEVSEASGIGLNNLKQRLKLIYPNKHTLSILAKDDVFRVELTVEHND, from the coding sequence ATGATTGAATTCCTCAAAAAATATAAAGCGTTTGGTATTGGGCTGATCATTGTTCCCTTCTTCTATATACTAGACTATTTGGGCGTCATTATTCTGCCAAGCGAAATGAACACTGACGATATATTCATTTTTGCGATCTGGTGGCTGCTCTTGTCTCTGGTCATCCACAACTTTTCATTTTTTATTCAAAAAAAGAAAACGATGCTGAGGCTTTTTGGTCTCTTGATACTGTTTGTGTTAGTCTTATTGTACGACTCCAATAAAAGCATCCCGGACAATCCTATTACAATATGCTTTCTACTCATTTTTTATTTAGGCTTGGCTTTTACTTTGTTTCCTGGCTTCTTTAAAAAATACCAGTATTATATCTTAGGAGCTTATACGCTCATATCTATTCATTTCACCTATTTAAGATTATCCGCTCCGAATTTTGAATATTATGTCGAGCACGACAAGACTTTTGCACTCTTACTCTTTCTTGTTCCTATTCCGGTTTTGATCATTCTATTTTTTTATGAGCAATGGAAATGGCTAAAGACACTTGAAGCGGACAAATCTCAAGCGGAGTTGGAGTTATTAAAAACTCAAGTCAATCCGCATTTTTTCTTTAATACACTGAACAACCTGTACTCCCTTACCGTCAAACACTCGGATGAAGCACCAAAAGTTATTCTGAAGTTGTCTGAAATGATGCGCTATTCTATCTATGAAGGAAAGAAAGATTGGGTTCCTTTAAAGGACGAAGTAATTTATCTTCAGAATTATCTGGACCTGCATCAAATCAGATATCGGAAAAAAGTAGACATTTCTTTCAATCACCACATCGATGAAAATGATCAGGTAGCTCCACTGCTTTTCATCATCCTATTAGAAAATGCGCTGAAACATGGGGTAGAATCACTATCGGACAACGCTTACATTCGAATCGATTTGTCAAGTGCCAATGGACATCTTAAATTTAGTCTGCAAAATAATTTCGATCCGGCAGAGGTCAGTGAGGCCTCTGGTATTGGACTAAACAACTTGAAACAAAGGCTAAAACTGATCTACCCCAACAAACATACTTTGTCTATCCTTGCAAAGGACGACGTCTTCAGGGTAGAATTAACAGTCGAACACAATGATTAG
- a CDS encoding ABC transporter ATP-binding protein, whose product MNTLKINQLSKTYGNGVKALNDVSLTITNGMFGLLGSNGAGKSSLMRTIAALQEPTSGTITFNDMDLVQHPEVIRKQLGYLPQEFGVYPKISAERLLDHMAVLKGIVDKKERKEQVEALLQQVNLYQHRKKAVHTFSGGMRQRFGIAQALLANPQIIIVDEPTAGLDPEERNRFLNLLSEIGENVIVILSTHIVEDVRDLCPQMAILAEGKIITQGSPKELVSNLDGKIWSKMIKKSELESHKKAFSVISTKLIAGETQIRVYADQKPEAGFDLIQANLEDLYFVTLFNQNKNV is encoded by the coding sequence ATGAACACGCTTAAAATTAATCAACTATCAAAGACTTATGGCAATGGAGTCAAGGCACTCAATGACGTATCTCTGACAATTACGAATGGTATGTTTGGATTGCTCGGATCCAATGGTGCTGGAAAATCATCTCTGATGCGAACCATTGCGGCACTTCAAGAGCCAACTTCTGGAACTATTACTTTCAATGATATGGACTTGGTCCAACATCCAGAAGTCATCCGAAAACAATTGGGTTATTTGCCTCAAGAGTTCGGTGTGTATCCTAAAATATCTGCAGAGCGATTGCTAGATCATATGGCTGTTCTGAAAGGAATAGTCGATAAAAAAGAAAGAAAAGAGCAGGTTGAAGCTTTGCTGCAGCAAGTGAATCTGTATCAACACAGAAAAAAGGCAGTTCATACTTTTTCTGGGGGCATGCGCCAGCGCTTTGGAATTGCTCAGGCGCTTTTGGCTAATCCACAAATCATCATCGTCGATGAACCGACAGCTGGATTAGATCCAGAAGAAAGAAATCGATTTCTAAATCTATTGAGTGAGATAGGTGAGAATGTCATTGTCATATTGTCCACACATATCGTGGAAGACGTTCGGGACCTTTGCCCACAGATGGCTATTCTGGCAGAGGGAAAGATCATTACTCAAGGCAGTCCAAAGGAGTTGGTATCCAATCTAGATGGAAAAATCTGGAGTAAGATGATTAAAAAATCAGAACTCGAATCCCATAAAAAAGCATTTAGTGTTATCTCCACCAAACTCATCGCTGGTGAAACTCAGATTCGTGTTTATGCCGATCAAAAACCTGAAGCAGGCTTTGATCTTATTCAAGCTAATCTGGAAGACTTGTATTTCGTCACCCTTTTCAATCAAAATAAAAACGTATAA
- a CDS encoding LytTR family DNA-binding domain-containing protein has translation MIRYIIVDDEPLAHELIEEFCGMLPHLELAKNCYNALEAMQYLNEQTVDIIFLDLNMPKLKGFDFLRTLTHPPQVIVTTAYQEFALEGYELNVADYLLKPFSFDRLVKAINKAVGPKQEGSISNTLSTSSNERFFIKGDKKYHQIAIDDILFIEAYGNYTKLHLRAEVIISHEKISEYESSLSNELFIRVHKSFMVAKDKINLIEGNRIKIQNHEIPVGQTYRAIINRLYL, from the coding sequence ATGATTAGATATATAATTGTAGATGACGAGCCACTAGCGCATGAGCTAATTGAAGAGTTTTGTGGCATGCTGCCACACCTGGAGCTGGCCAAAAACTGCTACAATGCTCTCGAAGCGATGCAATATCTCAATGAACAAACTGTGGACATCATATTTCTGGATTTGAATATGCCCAAACTCAAAGGGTTTGATTTTTTGCGAACGCTAACTCACCCACCCCAGGTTATCGTTACCACAGCATATCAGGAGTTTGCACTGGAGGGTTATGAGCTAAATGTTGCTGACTATTTGTTGAAGCCGTTCAGTTTTGATCGGCTGGTCAAGGCCATCAACAAAGCCGTAGGACCCAAGCAGGAAGGTTCAATTTCCAACACTCTTTCAACGTCGTCTAATGAAAGGTTCTTTATAAAAGGTGATAAAAAATATCACCAAATCGCAATCGATGACATCTTATTTATCGAAGCTTATGGCAACTATACTAAACTACATTTAAGAGCAGAAGTAATCATTAGTCACGAAAAGATCTCGGAATATGAGTCCTCACTGTCGAATGAACTATTTATTAGAGTACATAAGTCTTTCATGGTTGCCAAAGACAAAATAAACCTAATCGAAGGAAATAGAATCAAAATTCAAAATCATGAGATTCCTGTAGGACAGACCTATCGCGCGATCATCAATAGGCTCTATCTTTAG
- a CDS encoding peptidase, protein MKKLFITSWMIAGVILISCGQKTSLNYSINLNDRSNDEFKVTLDVKGLSDENNIYQFAATAPGTYQTMNIGRFVRGFKAFDKKGNEIATKKKGENQWILTTPKKIDKIEYRVAETWDTPVEEMEMYKMCGTSMEDDHVLFNAHCVIGYPQGMQGEPLSISLAYPDDWKIGTALSKNEQGAYAAKNFDHAVDSPILLGRLSEASADFNGTKVELYTYSKTDKIKSADLLESMSAMLEAANKFVVEFPVDRYTFLFHFEDFNAGAWEHSYSSEYVYVEDDYAVDGGPKITSTAAHEFFHIITPLNIHSEIIQQFNFVTPTPSAHLWLYESTTEWASDMMQVRGGLMTLEELLGQLNYKLRVNDYYFDADYSLTKIAETSFMESGRKNYGNVYYKGAVIINLLDILLLEKSEGKRGMREVVNELSKKYGPEKAFPEDEFFNIFVDMTYPEVADFFEKYIKNDESLPLAEFYAKVGISYAAERTVGEGEEAKMEKFVFEVDEEASEKQLALRKAWLTNM, encoded by the coding sequence ATGAAAAAACTATTTATTACAAGCTGGATGATTGCAGGAGTGATTCTCATTTCCTGCGGTCAAAAAACGAGTCTCAATTACAGTATCAACTTAAATGATCGAAGCAATGACGAGTTTAAAGTCACGCTGGATGTAAAAGGGCTTTCGGATGAAAACAATATTTATCAATTTGCTGCTACCGCCCCCGGTACTTACCAGACGATGAATATTGGTCGCTTTGTCAGAGGTTTTAAAGCCTTTGATAAAAAAGGAAATGAAATTGCGACGAAAAAGAAAGGTGAAAACCAATGGATACTTACAACTCCTAAGAAGATTGATAAAATCGAGTATCGCGTAGCTGAAACGTGGGACACCCCAGTGGAAGAAATGGAGATGTACAAAATGTGTGGCACGTCTATGGAGGACGACCACGTGTTATTCAATGCCCATTGTGTGATTGGTTATCCACAAGGCATGCAGGGAGAGCCATTGTCGATTTCGCTCGCCTATCCGGACGATTGGAAAATAGGGACGGCGCTTTCTAAAAACGAGCAAGGCGCGTATGCCGCAAAAAACTTTGACCATGCGGTGGATTCCCCCATCTTGCTGGGCAGGTTATCAGAAGCGAGTGCAGATTTCAACGGCACTAAGGTAGAACTATATACCTATAGCAAAACGGACAAGATTAAATCAGCAGATCTTTTGGAAAGCATGAGTGCCATGCTTGAGGCGGCCAACAAATTTGTGGTGGAATTTCCAGTTGATAGATATACTTTCTTATTCCATTTTGAAGATTTCAACGCGGGTGCTTGGGAGCATTCGTACAGCTCAGAATACGTCTATGTAGAAGACGATTACGCAGTGGATGGCGGCCCAAAAATTACAAGTACGGCTGCGCACGAATTTTTTCATATTATCACTCCACTCAATATTCATAGTGAGATCATCCAGCAATTCAACTTTGTGACACCTACGCCATCTGCGCATCTCTGGCTATATGAATCCACTACCGAATGGGCATCAGACATGATGCAAGTGAGAGGTGGATTAATGACACTGGAAGAACTTTTGGGTCAACTGAATTACAAGTTGAGAGTGAATGATTACTATTTTGATGCTGACTATAGCTTAACAAAAATTGCTGAAACCTCCTTTATGGAATCTGGTAGAAAAAACTATGGTAATGTCTACTACAAGGGAGCAGTTATCATTAACCTATTGGATATTCTGCTACTCGAAAAATCAGAAGGCAAACGAGGGATGCGAGAAGTGGTCAACGAATTATCGAAAAAGTATGGTCCGGAGAAAGCCTTTCCCGAAGATGAGTTCTTCAACATTTTTGTGGATATGACTTACCCAGAAGTAGCGGACTTTTTTGAAAAGTATATAAAAAATGATGAGTCATTGCCGCTAGCTGAATTTTATGCTAAAGTAGGTATTTCTTATGCTGCAGAAAGAACAGTAGGTGAAGGAGAAGAAGCCAAAATGGAGAAGTTTGTATTTGAGGTAGATGAAGAGGCTTCTGAAAAACAATTGGCCTTGCGTAAAGCATGGCTTACCAATATGTAA
- a CDS encoding MgtC/SapB family protein — protein sequence MTTLDFFLSLAVAAASGMVIGFERQWQNKSAGLRTNTLVAMGAALYVLLSVQLTEEQGDVTRIIGQVVTGVGFLGAGIIFKEGANVYGLTTAATVWCSSAIGCFAGAGFYMETLIATSCIITIHLILMPLNKLLNRRK from the coding sequence ATGACAACACTTGATTTTTTTCTAAGTTTAGCTGTAGCAGCAGCATCTGGTATGGTCATTGGTTTCGAAAGACAATGGCAAAACAAATCTGCCGGTCTCAGGACTAATACACTAGTCGCGATGGGAGCCGCTTTGTATGTGTTGTTGTCTGTTCAGCTTACTGAAGAGCAAGGAGATGTCACACGGATCATAGGTCAAGTAGTGACCGGAGTGGGTTTTCTTGGTGCTGGTATCATTTTCAAAGAAGGTGCAAATGTGTATGGACTAACTACAGCAGCTACAGTATGGTGCAGTTCTGCGATCGGTTGTTTTGCGGGTGCAGGATTTTATATGGAAACTCTAATTGCTACTTCCTGCATTATTACGATTCACCTGATTCTAATGCCATTGAATAAATTGCTGAATCGCCGAAAATAA
- a CDS encoding DoxX family protein translates to MITIENISLYSISAFYVFAGVSHFISPKFFLKIMPKWVPSPKVVNQIVGAIEVLLGAAIFFDETRTLAAWGIIALLIAVFPANIYHYQLAKQKGKQVMATLVRLPLQALLIYWVYSFI, encoded by the coding sequence ATGATAACTATAGAAAACATCTCTCTTTATAGTATTTCGGCTTTTTATGTTTTCGCCGGAGTCAGTCACTTCATAAGTCCAAAATTCTTCTTGAAGATTATGCCAAAGTGGGTGCCAAGTCCAAAAGTGGTTAATCAAATAGTAGGAGCCATTGAGGTTTTACTTGGTGCAGCTATATTTTTCGATGAAACAAGAACATTAGCGGCATGGGGAATAATTGCTTTGTTGATTGCCGTTTTTCCAGCCAACATTTATCATTATCAATTGGCCAAACAAAAAGGTAAACAAGTGATGGCTACGCTGGTTCGTTTGCCATTGCAAGCATTGCTGATTTACTGGGTATATAGCTTTATATAA
- a CDS encoding SDR family oxidoreductase translates to MRSISILGCGWLGLPLGRHLAQAGYQVQGSTTLEDKLPLLEKAGIKPFLLSLNPEVEGESAEFFDADILLINLPPRNRNGEEHFHENQLKSILKNNRSKQVIFISSTAVYPSNNKTVFEVDADSSCVTRGGIPLLKMEQLFTKNSAIDTTVIRFGGLYGPDRHPGRFLAGKKNLAGANNPVNMIHLEDCIGVIQTIIKQNHWGEIFNACTPSEETRQSFYEKAAEELGIEAPTFSDESAPFKKVSSKKLEKETEYRFKH, encoded by the coding sequence ATGCGATCGATTAGTATTTTAGGGTGTGGTTGGTTGGGACTTCCACTAGGCAGGCACTTAGCCCAAGCGGGCTATCAGGTTCAAGGATCTACAACCCTTGAAGACAAATTGCCTTTACTAGAAAAGGCTGGCATAAAGCCCTTCCTGTTGAGCCTTAACCCAGAGGTTGAAGGGGAATCAGCCGAGTTTTTCGATGCGGACATATTGCTCATCAATTTGCCCCCAAGAAATAGAAACGGTGAAGAGCATTTTCATGAAAACCAGCTCAAGTCTATTCTCAAAAACAACCGGTCAAAGCAGGTCATTTTTATTAGTTCTACGGCTGTATATCCTTCGAACAATAAGACCGTATTTGAAGTCGATGCGGATTCTTCGTGTGTCACTCGCGGGGGTATCCCTCTGCTAAAAATGGAACAGCTATTTACAAAAAACTCGGCCATTGACACAACAGTAATCCGTTTTGGGGGACTATACGGACCAGATAGACATCCCGGAAGATTCTTGGCCGGAAAGAAAAATTTGGCGGGTGCAAACAACCCAGTAAATATGATTCATCTCGAAGATTGCATCGGGGTGATCCAGACCATCATTAAACAAAACCATTGGGGAGAAATTTTCAATGCATGTACTCCTTCTGAGGAGACCAGACAATCCTTCTATGAAAAAGCTGCTGAGGAATTGGGCATTGAAGCTCCTACCTTTTCCGACGAATCTGCGCCCTTTAAAAAAGTGAGTTCGAAAAAGTTGGAGAAGGAGACGGAATATAGGTTTAAACACTAA
- the msrB gene encoding peptide-methionine (R)-S-oxide reductase MsrB, translated as MKLFISVLAILFVTACQTQGQDQNKSTSSIKQKVIKTETEWKAELTPMQYNVLREKGTERPWTGELNKEKREGMFYCAGCGNPLFESKTKFESGSGWPSFYTYATDTSLLDLADYKYGMVRTEVICAKCEGHLGHVFEDGPKPTGLRYCINSASMIFKED; from the coding sequence ATGAAACTATTTATTTCAGTATTAGCTATTTTATTTGTGACTGCTTGTCAAACACAAGGACAAGATCAGAATAAATCCACCTCATCCATCAAACAAAAAGTGATCAAAACGGAAACCGAATGGAAGGCAGAATTGACGCCTATGCAATATAATGTCCTTAGAGAAAAAGGAACGGAAAGGCCTTGGACAGGTGAGCTAAATAAAGAAAAACGTGAGGGAATGTTTTACTGCGCCGGATGTGGCAATCCCTTGTTCGAATCTAAAACTAAGTTTGAATCCGGCAGTGGCTGGCCAAGTTTTTACACTTATGCTACAGATACCAGTTTGCTGGATTTGGCAGATTATAAATATGGGATGGTGCGTACCGAGGTGATTTGTGCTAAATGCGAGGGCCATCTAGGTCATGTATTTGAAGACGGCCCAAAGCCTACTGGCTTGCGCTATTGTATCAATTCCGCGAGTATGATTTTTAAGGAAGATTAG
- a CDS encoding ABC transporter permease/M1 family aminopeptidase — translation MFSQLLRFEAFLQMKQRAFMIFAFIFLFYGLVTGGQGFAPANVNFNSGYQINYYTGLISLGCVFVIMFLSISGVLRDKRHGMEHIVFSTPISKALYFCSRFTGLYVFSLLSFVPFLIGYAIMINFANLDPSRIAAFDLMRYIQPFLLIVVPNIFYCSALIFAVTLLSKSNITTYVSAFFIYMLYMLSSMFLNSPLMAQSVPASPESMAIAALADPFGLAAFFEQTQYWTAYQKNNQLLSFSGLFMWNRILWIGFSLVVLFITYRLFSFRVLTQKNKKQETVEELPSIKKSYNPVEVSISPKTQRSAFVSLLKLEWVSVFKSLPFLAIQAIWMIIVFMECFARINNGGAYNDSWYPLTNLLIDLYVDPLFLFSFIMIVFYSGELVWRERSFRFNTIIDATPVANWTLFLSKFLVLISLPMTLIASSILLSIGFQLSMGYSDIEFTQYLALFYFYGLRFFIFCLIALFIQSFARNKFLGMGLTMMMILFSFLAPKVGVEHLMLRPGNLTLPTYTNMTGYSAETLQFAHQAIFWLAFSAILTLFTFKFWQRRVDTNLRMHLSHALSNWKNWERISISLGLAIFIGIGSLIWYNTHVVNEYFTADDALDYREGYERKFKKYESLTRLYHTDMRVEVDLYPKEHRYLVKADYIMINKEEEPMTQLFITENEPLSEIRIENAELVEQDEYYGTYLYAFESPIMPNEKVKMSFKIDREFKGYETSQELVENGTYIMHRSFEPVLKYRESLEISDNFERAKRGLPHKEVEEVSDLHLSEENYKIGRVNYETVISTSVDEMAIGTGTLINQWSESDRNYFHFKSDQLVMPTVAYFSSAYEVRKERIEGIDFEQYYFPKHDFNIDSISSSVQKALAYCNANFGTYPFDHLRLAEIPSHWQMGGFAHPGVISMVEDNLYLIDIRDADEFNLVAKRTIHEVAHQWWGHYLAPKVAPGASFFIEGLAKYTEAVVMNQVYGKSAWIQLAQTARSRYFNGRAYNGDQEQPLYLVDGQSHLVYGKALTVMLGLQELIGENTINTILKGLVDEHGGKEPFELTTPMFLERLYEVSTIDQKVLIDDWFKRVITYEMSIKEAEVEALNNGQFEITIQVQVNRFETNSEGEEEPIGIDEAITIGVFSEDPSIIKNERDVLYLKPHAFNQDKSEIKIIVDEKPLFVAIDPYGARVEEKVVDNMKRL, via the coding sequence ATGTTTAGTCAATTACTTCGATTTGAAGCTTTTCTGCAAATGAAGCAGAGAGCGTTTATGATTTTTGCATTCATATTTTTGTTTTATGGGTTGGTGACAGGTGGACAAGGATTTGCTCCTGCAAACGTGAATTTCAATTCTGGATATCAGATTAATTATTACACAGGATTAATTTCATTAGGGTGTGTTTTTGTTATTATGTTTTTATCTATCAGTGGTGTACTGAGGGATAAAAGACATGGGATGGAGCATATAGTTTTTAGCACACCTATAAGTAAGGCCTTATATTTTTGCAGTCGTTTTACTGGATTGTATGTTTTCAGCCTGCTTTCATTTGTTCCTTTTCTTATTGGGTATGCTATTATGATCAACTTTGCAAATCTTGATCCCTCAAGAATAGCAGCATTTGATCTGATGAGGTATATACAGCCTTTTTTATTGATTGTTGTTCCTAATATCTTTTATTGTTCAGCGCTCATTTTTGCAGTGACTCTATTGAGCAAAAGCAATATCACGACTTACGTGAGTGCGTTTTTTATATACATGCTGTACATGTTGAGTTCTATGTTTTTAAACTCACCACTGATGGCACAGTCTGTTCCAGCATCGCCAGAATCTATGGCAATCGCGGCTTTGGCAGATCCATTTGGTTTAGCTGCTTTTTTCGAACAAACGCAATATTGGACGGCCTATCAAAAAAATAACCAGTTACTTTCCTTTTCAGGTCTATTTATGTGGAATAGAATCCTATGGATAGGATTTTCTCTCGTCGTACTTTTTATCACTTATCGACTTTTTTCATTTCGCGTATTAACTCAAAAGAACAAGAAACAAGAGACAGTCGAAGAATTACCATCAATTAAAAAGAGTTATAATCCGGTAGAGGTTTCGATAAGCCCCAAAACTCAACGATCCGCTTTTGTTTCTCTACTGAAGTTAGAGTGGGTATCGGTATTCAAAAGTCTTCCTTTCTTGGCTATTCAGGCGATATGGATGATCATCGTTTTCATGGAGTGTTTTGCACGTATAAACAATGGAGGTGCATATAATGATAGCTGGTATCCATTGACCAACTTATTGATTGATTTGTATGTAGACCCCTTATTCCTTTTCAGCTTTATTATGATTGTCTTTTATAGTGGAGAACTGGTTTGGCGAGAAAGGAGTTTCCGATTCAATACCATCATAGATGCTACTCCAGTTGCCAATTGGACGCTTTTCTTATCTAAGTTCTTGGTGTTGATTTCGCTGCCTATGACTTTGATTGCTTCTTCTATCCTATTATCCATTGGATTTCAATTGAGTATGGGCTATTCGGACATTGAGTTTACTCAATATTTGGCCCTATTTTATTTCTATGGATTACGCTTTTTCATTTTTTGTTTGATCGCATTATTTATTCAAAGCTTCGCGCGAAATAAGTTTTTGGGCATGGGGCTCACGATGATGATGATCCTATTTAGTTTTTTAGCTCCAAAAGTTGGCGTAGAACATTTGATGCTTCGTCCTGGAAATCTAACACTTCCAACGTATACCAATATGACTGGTTATTCGGCTGAAACCTTACAGTTTGCTCATCAAGCTATTTTTTGGCTGGCTTTTTCTGCAATTCTCACCTTATTTACTTTCAAGTTTTGGCAACGAAGAGTAGATACGAATTTGAGAATGCATTTGAGCCATGCTTTGTCAAACTGGAAAAATTGGGAACGCATTTCGATATCACTTGGCCTAGCCATTTTTATTGGCATAGGGAGTTTGATATGGTATAATACGCACGTGGTCAATGAATACTTTACAGCGGATGATGCTTTAGATTATCGTGAAGGTTATGAAAGAAAGTTCAAAAAGTATGAATCGCTGACACGACTTTATCATACAGATATGAGAGTTGAAGTGGACTTGTATCCAAAGGAACACCGCTATCTGGTCAAAGCCGATTATATCATGATCAATAAAGAGGAAGAGCCCATGACACAGTTGTTCATCACAGAAAACGAACCCTTATCTGAAATTAGAATAGAGAATGCTGAATTGGTTGAACAAGATGAATATTATGGGACATATTTATATGCATTTGAAAGTCCGATCATGCCCAATGAAAAAGTAAAAATGAGTTTTAAAATTGACCGAGAGTTTAAGGGTTATGAAACCAGTCAAGAGCTTGTAGAGAATGGCACTTATATCATGCATAGAAGCTTTGAACCAGTTCTCAAGTATCGTGAGAGTTTGGAAATTTCAGACAATTTTGAGCGGGCTAAAAGAGGATTGCCGCACAAAGAGGTAGAAGAAGTTTCAGATTTACATTTGTCAGAGGAAAACTACAAAATTGGAAGAGTAAATTATGAAACGGTCATTTCCACAAGCGTAGATGAAATGGCGATTGGTACGGGGACTTTAATCAACCAATGGAGTGAATCTGATCGGAACTACTTTCATTTCAAATCTGATCAATTAGTTATGCCAACAGTGGCTTACTTTTCGTCTGCTTACGAAGTACGAAAAGAAAGAATAGAAGGCATTGACTTTGAACAATATTATTTCCCAAAACATGATTTCAATATTGATTCGATCAGTTCTAGTGTTCAAAAAGCTTTGGCCTATTGTAATGCTAATTTTGGGACCTATCCTTTTGATCATTTGCGCTTAGCAGAAATTCCAAGTCATTGGCAAATGGGTGGATTTGCGCATCCAGGAGTCATCAGTATGGTGGAGGACAATCTGTATTTGATTGATATTAGAGATGCAGATGAATTTAATCTGGTCGCAAAGCGCACGATACACGAAGTGGCTCATCAATGGTGGGGTCATTATTTGGCGCCAAAAGTGGCTCCTGGAGCTAGCTTTTTTATTGAAGGATTGGCTAAGTATACAGAGGCAGTAGTGATGAATCAAGTGTATGGTAAAAGTGCATGGATTCAACTGGCACAAACTGCGCGAAGTAGGTATTTTAATGGAAGAGCTTACAATGGTGATCAGGAACAACCATTGTATTTGGTGGATGGACAAAGTCATTTGGTTTATGGAAAAGCGCTCACGGTTATGCTGGGTTTGCAAGAACTCATAGGAGAAAACACCATTAATACGATTTTAAAAGGATTGGTTGATGAGCATGGAGGGAAAGAGCCGTTTGAATTAACCACACCTATGTTCTTGGAAAGACTCTATGAAGTTTCAACCATTGACCAAAAAGTACTGATCGATGATTGGTTTAAAAGAGTGATAACTTATGAAATGTCTATCAAAGAAGCTGAAGTGGAGGCCTTAAATAATGGTCAATTTGAAATAACCATTCAGGTTCAAGTAAATCGTTTCGAAACCAATTCAGAAGGAGAAGAAGAACCGATTGGTATTGATGAAGCAATAACCATTGGTGTCTTTAGTGAGGATCCTTCCATTATCAAAAATGAAAGGGATGTTTTATACCTAAAGCCACATGCTTTCAATCAAGACAAATCTGAGATTAAAATTATTGTAGATGAAAAGCCACTATTCGTTGCCATTGATCCTTATGGCGCAAGAGTAGAAGAAAAAGTAGTGGATAACATGAAGCGATTGTAA
- a CDS encoding RNA polymerase sigma factor, with product MMIKDEFTPYESEFLEFKSELTSFIFRLVSNRALAEDLVHDTYIKMVDNIDTFRKESSFKTWVFTIAHNLAKNHLAKQKRWREDAQQINAKLHINSEELFDKMRGVYNSNPDKGFELKEHISYCFNCMTKTLVVDQQVCIWLKNVYDFKVSEIMTITGLSEGKVKHAIADARKNLTRIFDEKCAFVSQKGTCHQCSSLKGILNPEQNEQSKANQIKMVREGSNPDKEKLLSLRMELVKNLDPLENPSSHLHSYFLENSPKWVEMALSQENS from the coding sequence ATGATGATAAAAGACGAATTTACTCCCTATGAATCTGAGTTTCTTGAATTCAAGAGTGAACTGACTTCATTTATTTTCCGATTGGTTTCGAACCGTGCGCTGGCGGAAGACCTAGTTCACGACACCTATATAAAGATGGTGGACAACATAGATACTTTCCGAAAAGAGTCTTCCTTCAAAACCTGGGTATTTACCATCGCACATAATTTGGCTAAGAATCATTTAGCCAAGCAGAAACGGTGGAGAGAAGATGCCCAGCAGATTAATGCCAAACTGCACATCAACTCTGAAGAGCTATTTGATAAAATGCGGGGTGTTTACAACAGTAATCCAGACAAAGGTTTTGAATTGAAAGAACACATTTCCTACTGTTTCAACTGTATGACTAAAACCTTAGTCGTGGATCAGCAGGTTTGTATTTGGCTAAAGAATGTCTATGATTTCAAGGTTTCGGAAATCATGACTATTACTGGACTCAGCGAAGGAAAAGTGAAACATGCTATTGCCGATGCTCGAAAAAACCTGACGAGAATATTTGACGAGAAATGCGCCTTTGTCAGCCAAAAAGGAACGTGCCACCAATGCTCTTCACTGAAAGGAATTCTAAACCCTGAGCAGAATGAGCAATCCAAAGCCAATCAAATAAAAATGGTCCGAGAAGGTTCCAATCCAGACAAAGAAAAACTCCTAAGCCTGCGTATGGAATTGGTGAAAAACTTAGACCCTTTAGAAAATCCAAGTAGTCATCTTCATTCTTACTTTTTAGAAAACAGCCCAAAATGGGTAGAAATGGCCCTTTCACAAGAAAATTCATAA